One Fuerstiella marisgermanici DNA window includes the following coding sequences:
- a CDS encoding suppressor of fused domain protein gives MTIVFKCHACDKRYKVSDERANKRVKCKQCGTVIEVPPLDEPEEATDGTAIYRHEARERDFEPAIGNEKNIEAISNHIEAHVGPVEMVFHELISDMVHVDVHWVAPTKERNWHTLITSGMSDRAMIVPDELVHYEYAELMISLPPDWPLSQEAFEDENNYWPVRLLKGLARLPHEFDTWLGIGHTIPNGDPAEPYAENAAFSCALLMPPIETSEEFHELELDDGSVIHFYAIVPMYEAETNYKLNKGLEALIGRFEKHGVGEVVDTSRRDTCRKRFGLF, from the coding sequence GTGACCATTGTTTTTAAGTGCCACGCCTGTGACAAACGCTACAAGGTCTCAGACGAACGAGCCAACAAACGTGTCAAATGCAAACAGTGTGGAACTGTGATCGAAGTACCGCCATTGGACGAGCCGGAAGAAGCAACCGACGGCACGGCGATCTATCGACACGAGGCGCGCGAGCGGGACTTCGAGCCGGCAATCGGAAACGAAAAGAACATTGAGGCAATCTCAAACCACATTGAAGCTCATGTCGGTCCCGTGGAAATGGTCTTTCACGAACTGATTTCGGACATGGTTCACGTCGACGTGCATTGGGTTGCCCCAACCAAAGAACGAAATTGGCACACGCTGATCACCAGTGGTATGAGTGACCGTGCGATGATCGTTCCAGACGAACTGGTACACTATGAATACGCAGAATTGATGATCTCTTTGCCGCCCGACTGGCCGTTGTCTCAGGAAGCCTTTGAAGATGAGAACAACTATTGGCCCGTTCGACTGCTAAAGGGACTGGCGCGGCTGCCCCACGAATTCGATACATGGCTTGGAATCGGCCACACGATTCCCAACGGCGACCCTGCCGAACCTTACGCCGAAAACGCCGCGTTCAGCTGCGCGCTGTTGATGCCGCCGATCGAAACCAGCGAAGAATTTCATGAACTCGAACTGGATGACGGCAGCGTGATTCATTTCTATGCTATCGTGCCGATGTACGAAGCAGAAACGAACTACAAACTTAACAAGGGCCTGGAAGCACTGATCGGACGTTTCGAAAAACACGGCGTTGGGGAAGTGGTGGACACCAGCCGCCGCGATACGTGTCGAAAACGTTTTGGTCTTTTTTGA
- a CDS encoding PVC-type heme-binding CxxCH protein — protein MKSHVKNSLAGGFTIALFVFATTTAAAESRLTATLSAQGNEIHVTRSGETQPLVTQVAKPDFRPYLHPMVAPDGKGQLTEFSPGHHKHQTGLYWGFTRLNGRDYFHHPEGRYWKRVSATVVTAEAADGVQWQTVYDLLDENGNAVLRETQDWTLRDYGDSYALDLTWTGEAQVDVTVGKFDYGGLFLRMPWKPGVNGKVVNSARQEGMRAEGQRAVWADIGIQLEGRDDLAHIAIFDHPKNKGFPQPWRVDGQLGIGPVRARMGDWKIAKGQKEVIRHQVIAFTGELDDVALTERWSRFSGQLMAWAQWQIAQQEGRRAEFLTPEKAVESMTLKDGFTANVWASEPMMTQPMAFCWDDRGRMWIAENRDYETRQTGFANDGNSRILILEDTDNDGVADSRKVFLEGIPFPAGIAVGMGGLWLGAPPNLLFVPDANGDDRADMDDIEVRLTGWGIRDRHETLNSFRWGPDGWLYGCQGYATPSKVGKPAGKGKLYKHNDPFPKDIAFDGDPVDINGGVWRYHPAKDRFEVVAHGFSNPWGMDFDANGQLLITACVIPHLWHVVPGGIYHRQGGSHFNPHVYSDIRTIADHRHRSAHGGARVYQSDAFPDKYKGRIFMANIHEHAVLTDILEPKGSGFVGKHGDEFALANNAQWIGFSVEVGPDGNLFVLDWHDADICGKEVLNKETGRIFRFAPTESAAQDFPNRHADLATLSDVELADLQTVESVWHSNRARGVLQHRATQRTIQPDAVAKLRQIFAEGETDRRLRALWTLHVTSNMPREQMIACLQHEDAIVRAWAVQFLCEDGMATGDIKEALLQMATSEKSAVVRLYLAAAIQRIEPTTGWPLVEALTQHAEDADDHNIPKMIWFGIEPHVTRDVDRALRLAANSKIPLLVRHVARRLAHEGQFEKLLAAVADAKSNQLTMLLGVRDGLEGRYDLKSPANWPAVYEKLRATGGETAKVALQLSQQFGDSSAAKVLLGTLRDPTADAADRRTALDGLVGRKRAEVKPVLIELLADPALRTHAIRSMAAFDDDSLSDVLLKEYANFAAENKLEAVHTLAARSASGRKLTTAIKDGRVPRQDVPAYVARLLRRVVGNSFVDVWGSLDELSSDKEAMFAKYHSLLTPASLAKGNASTGRALFNRTCAACHKLHGHGGNIGPDITGANRSNLEYLLGNILTPSAIIQDAYRMQIIVTNDGRVFSGVPASEDERQLRLRVANQTDPIVINKSEIESRDVAPVSMMPEGLLKTLTDEEVRDLIVYLQSQTQVALP, from the coding sequence ATGAAATCCCACGTTAAGAATTCGCTTGCCGGCGGATTTACCATCGCGTTGTTCGTCTTTGCGACCACAACGGCTGCCGCTGAATCTCGGTTGACTGCGACTCTCAGCGCACAAGGCAACGAAATCCACGTCACTCGTTCTGGCGAAACCCAGCCGCTGGTCACGCAGGTGGCGAAGCCCGACTTTCGGCCGTACCTGCATCCCATGGTCGCTCCGGACGGCAAAGGGCAGCTTACCGAATTCAGCCCGGGACATCACAAACATCAAACCGGCCTGTACTGGGGCTTCACACGACTAAACGGTCGCGACTACTTCCATCACCCGGAAGGCCGCTACTGGAAGCGAGTCTCCGCCACCGTGGTCACGGCCGAAGCAGCCGATGGCGTTCAATGGCAGACGGTTTACGATCTGCTGGACGAAAACGGCAACGCGGTTTTGCGAGAAACTCAGGACTGGACGCTCCGCGACTACGGAGACAGTTACGCGCTCGACCTGACATGGACGGGCGAAGCGCAAGTTGATGTGACCGTCGGCAAATTTGATTACGGCGGGTTGTTTTTGCGGATGCCGTGGAAGCCGGGCGTCAATGGCAAGGTTGTGAATAGTGCTCGCCAGGAAGGCATGCGGGCAGAAGGTCAACGAGCCGTCTGGGCGGACATCGGCATCCAACTGGAAGGTCGCGATGATCTGGCTCATATTGCGATCTTCGACCATCCAAAGAACAAAGGGTTCCCTCAACCGTGGCGAGTTGACGGGCAGCTCGGCATCGGGCCGGTACGAGCTCGCATGGGCGACTGGAAAATTGCAAAAGGCCAGAAGGAAGTCATTCGGCATCAAGTGATCGCCTTCACCGGCGAACTCGACGACGTAGCGCTGACCGAACGCTGGTCGCGGTTCTCCGGCCAGCTAATGGCGTGGGCGCAATGGCAGATCGCTCAGCAGGAAGGCCGGCGAGCTGAATTTTTAACACCGGAAAAGGCAGTCGAAAGCATGACGCTGAAGGACGGTTTCACAGCCAACGTGTGGGCGTCCGAACCGATGATGACGCAGCCGATGGCATTCTGCTGGGACGATCGAGGCCGAATGTGGATCGCCGAAAATCGTGACTACGAAACTCGACAGACCGGCTTCGCCAACGACGGCAACAGCCGCATTCTGATTCTGGAAGACACCGACAACGATGGCGTAGCAGACAGCCGCAAAGTGTTTCTGGAAGGCATTCCGTTTCCAGCCGGCATCGCCGTCGGCATGGGCGGACTTTGGCTGGGAGCACCGCCCAACCTGCTGTTCGTCCCCGATGCCAACGGCGACGACAGAGCCGACATGGACGACATCGAAGTGCGCCTGACCGGCTGGGGGATTCGCGATCGTCACGAAACCCTAAACAGTTTCCGCTGGGGACCGGACGGCTGGCTGTATGGCTGTCAGGGTTATGCCACGCCATCGAAGGTTGGCAAACCGGCTGGCAAAGGAAAGCTGTATAAGCACAACGATCCCTTCCCGAAAGACATCGCCTTCGACGGAGATCCCGTTGACATCAACGGTGGCGTATGGCGTTACCACCCGGCAAAAGATCGCTTCGAGGTGGTGGCTCACGGGTTCAGCAATCCGTGGGGCATGGACTTCGACGCGAACGGACAACTACTCATCACCGCCTGCGTGATCCCTCATTTGTGGCACGTCGTCCCCGGCGGAATCTATCACAGGCAGGGCGGCAGCCACTTCAATCCGCACGTCTACAGCGACATCCGCACGATCGCGGATCACCGGCATCGGTCGGCGCATGGTGGTGCTCGCGTGTATCAGTCGGACGCATTTCCTGACAAATACAAGGGCCGCATCTTCATGGCCAACATTCACGAACATGCGGTGCTGACCGATATTCTGGAACCCAAAGGCAGCGGCTTCGTCGGAAAACACGGCGACGAATTTGCACTAGCCAACAACGCTCAATGGATCGGCTTTAGCGTGGAAGTCGGCCCGGATGGAAACCTGTTTGTGCTGGACTGGCACGACGCGGACATCTGCGGGAAGGAAGTTTTAAACAAAGAGACCGGTCGCATCTTCCGCTTCGCACCGACAGAATCTGCGGCGCAGGACTTCCCAAATCGACATGCAGATTTGGCCACACTCAGCGACGTCGAACTGGCCGACCTGCAAACGGTAGAAAGCGTATGGCATTCCAATCGTGCTCGCGGGGTCCTGCAGCATCGAGCGACTCAGCGAACAATTCAGCCAGACGCTGTGGCGAAGTTGCGACAGATCTTTGCGGAAGGCGAAACCGATCGACGGCTGCGAGCTTTGTGGACACTGCACGTCACCAGCAATATGCCGCGTGAGCAAATGATCGCGTGTTTGCAGCACGAAGACGCAATCGTTCGAGCATGGGCCGTTCAGTTCTTATGCGAAGACGGCATGGCCACGGGAGATATCAAAGAAGCACTATTGCAAATGGCGACGTCGGAAAAATCGGCTGTGGTCAGACTGTATCTGGCTGCCGCTATTCAGCGAATTGAACCGACCACCGGCTGGCCATTGGTCGAAGCTCTGACACAACATGCGGAAGACGCGGACGATCACAACATTCCAAAGATGATCTGGTTTGGCATCGAACCGCACGTCACTCGCGATGTTGACCGCGCGTTGCGACTCGCAGCAAACTCTAAGATTCCGCTTCTCGTGCGCCATGTTGCTCGTCGACTCGCACATGAAGGCCAGTTCGAAAAACTGCTGGCTGCCGTTGCCGATGCGAAGTCGAACCAGCTCACCATGCTCCTTGGTGTGCGTGATGGCCTCGAAGGTCGCTACGACTTGAAGTCGCCCGCCAACTGGCCCGCTGTTTACGAAAAGCTGCGGGCCACAGGTGGAGAAACGGCCAAGGTCGCTCTGCAACTGTCACAGCAGTTCGGCGATTCGTCCGCCGCGAAAGTGCTGCTGGGAACACTGCGAGACCCCACTGCGGACGCTGCTGACCGACGCACGGCTTTAGACGGTTTGGTCGGACGCAAGCGAGCTGAAGTGAAGCCCGTGCTGATCGAACTTCTGGCCGACCCGGCTCTTCGCACGCACGCGATCCGATCGATGGCCGCCTTCGACGACGACAGTTTGTCCGACGTCCTGCTGAAGGAATATGCCAACTTCGCCGCCGAAAACAAGCTGGAAGCGGTTCACACTCTGGCGGCGCGAAGTGCGTCCGGCCGTAAACTTACGACTGCGATCAAAGACGGTCGAGTGCCTCGCCAGGACGTGCCCGCCTATGTCGCTCGGCTACTGCGCCGAGTTGTCGGGAATAGCTTTGTTGACGTATGGGGCTCTCTGGACGAACTGTCCAGTGACAAAGAAGCGATGTTCGCGAAGTATCATTCCCTGCTAACGCCGGCATCGCTGGCCAAAGGGAACGCTTCCACTGGTCGAGCCCTCTTCAACCGCACGTGTGCAGCGTGCCACAAGCTGCATGGACACGGCGGAAATATCGGCCCGGACATCACCGGCGCGAATCGATCAAATCTGGAATACCTGCTAGGCAACATTCTCACACCCAGTGCAATTATTCAGGATGCGTATCGCATGCAGATCATCGTCACCAACGATGGCCGAGTTTTCTCCGGTGTACCCGCGTCGGAAGACGAACGACAGTTGCGATTGCGAGTCGCCAACCAAACGGATCCGATCGTCATCAACAAGTCCGAAATCGAATCGCGCGACGTAGCCCCGGTATCGATGATGCCTGAAGGACTGCTAAAGACGCTCACGGACGAAGAGGTCCGCGACCTGATCGTGTATCTTCAAAGCCAAACGCAGGTGGCGCTGCCGTAG
- a CDS encoding NAD(P)-dependent methylenetetrahydromethanopterin dehydrogenase — translation MQKILIQFDTDSHPSTFDRVVAVDAGVDHLFSYGDVLPENVTGLVHGAMFTRGPNDLNNTAIFVGGSNVEAGEKLTARVTSTFFGPMRVSVMMDSNGCNTTAAAAVVAAKKHLDLATTSAVVLGGTGPVGQRVAQLLAAEGSDVTLVSRSKDRAASACEAIAAKVEGVKLTPAGASSSDEFVSLCKGTKLVVAAGAAGVCFLPEGTLQSLNELAVAIDLNAVPPTGIADIGVSDKAKEASNTICYGALGVGGTKMKVHKQAIASLFEDNDLVLDTAEIYQLALQVAGLSTTD, via the coding sequence ATGCAGAAAATTCTGATTCAGTTCGATACGGATTCTCACCCCAGTACTTTTGACCGCGTCGTTGCGGTCGATGCTGGTGTCGACCACTTGTTTAGCTACGGTGACGTATTACCCGAGAACGTCACCGGCCTTGTCCACGGAGCCATGTTTACTCGCGGCCCGAACGACCTGAACAACACGGCCATTTTCGTCGGCGGAAGTAACGTTGAAGCGGGCGAGAAACTCACGGCCAGGGTCACGTCGACATTTTTCGGACCAATGCGAGTGTCCGTGATGATGGATTCCAACGGCTGCAACACCACGGCCGCCGCCGCTGTGGTGGCGGCAAAAAAGCATCTCGATCTGGCAACGACGTCCGCCGTCGTTCTAGGCGGGACAGGCCCGGTTGGTCAGCGAGTCGCTCAGCTGCTGGCGGCGGAAGGCAGCGATGTAACGCTGGTATCGCGGTCCAAAGATCGAGCTGCCAGCGCGTGCGAAGCCATCGCTGCGAAAGTAGAGGGCGTAAAACTGACGCCTGCCGGCGCCTCATCCTCAGATGAATTCGTCTCGCTCTGCAAGGGTACGAAGCTCGTTGTGGCGGCCGGAGCAGCCGGTGTGTGCTTCCTTCCCGAAGGCACGTTGCAGTCTTTGAATGAACTTGCCGTCGCAATCGACCTGAACGCCGTGCCGCCAACAGGGATTGCAGACATTGGAGTTTCTGACAAAGCGAAAGAAGCTTCAAACACGATCTGCTATGGAGCCCTGGGTGTCGGCGGCACCAAGATGAAGGTTCACAAGCAGGCAATCGCCAGTCTGTTTGAAGACAACGACCTGGTGCTCGACACAGCTGAGATTTATCAACTGGCTTTGCAGGTCGCGGGGCTATCGACGACCGACTGA
- a CDS encoding rhomboid family intramembrane serine protease: MLIPISTDAPLYHYPISTAGLIVVNFLCFIVAGAGHSNDAWMLHYGTFNPLEWLLSIFAHIGFMHLIGNMIFLWAFGLIVEGKLGWRRFLIVYLIIGIGQSGLEQTIMLYRTDSHVLSSILNVDSKEELIDEILAEDPEYTEAEAEAWVNAFIKEYRGSSCGASSAIFGLLAICTVWAPKNEFHVVFLFFFRVFSFDVTIMGYALWYFGWEVVSFVMSDFGAGTAALHLMGAAIGFGVGVLYLKKDWVDCENWDLFRVLSGNYGRFADASTTVGSHADPVLMFGTSDVAVKDSVPDTSRRTKVSKRLAAINDLIDAGDFITASEKMFDLRMQDHKSQLTEKRLKKLSLGLLRADMPDDAEIYLEEYNERFPEDAAWARVRIAQLLLTHHKRPAAALAMLKQVRLSQLNAELQTLAKKVASVAKKLVKSGVEDAEPEW, from the coding sequence ATGCTCATTCCCATCAGCACCGATGCGCCGCTGTACCACTACCCGATTTCCACAGCGGGCTTGATTGTCGTTAACTTTTTGTGCTTCATCGTGGCCGGTGCCGGACACTCAAACGATGCATGGATGCTGCACTACGGCACCTTCAACCCGCTGGAATGGTTGCTAAGCATCTTTGCTCACATTGGCTTCATGCACCTGATTGGGAACATGATTTTTCTGTGGGCGTTCGGCCTGATTGTCGAAGGCAAACTCGGCTGGCGCAGGTTTTTGATCGTGTACCTGATTATTGGCATCGGACAGTCGGGGCTCGAACAAACGATCATGCTGTACCGCACCGATAGCCATGTCCTGTCAAGCATTCTCAACGTCGACAGCAAGGAAGAATTGATCGACGAAATTCTGGCCGAAGACCCGGAATACACCGAGGCCGAAGCCGAAGCCTGGGTCAACGCTTTCATCAAAGAATATCGCGGCTCGTCCTGCGGTGCGTCGTCCGCAATTTTCGGTCTGCTCGCCATTTGTACGGTGTGGGCACCGAAGAATGAGTTTCATGTCGTCTTTCTATTCTTCTTTCGCGTCTTCTCATTCGACGTCACCATCATGGGCTACGCGCTGTGGTACTTTGGATGGGAGGTTGTCAGCTTCGTCATGAGTGATTTTGGGGCAGGCACGGCCGCCTTGCACCTGATGGGCGCCGCCATCGGTTTCGGTGTTGGCGTGCTGTACCTAAAAAAGGATTGGGTCGACTGCGAGAACTGGGACTTATTTCGAGTCCTCTCTGGCAACTACGGTCGCTTCGCGGATGCTTCCACAACCGTCGGCAGTCACGCGGACCCCGTTCTGATGTTCGGCACTTCAGATGTTGCCGTCAAAGACAGCGTGCCGGACACCAGCCGCCGAACGAAGGTTTCGAAACGGCTCGCTGCAATCAACGACCTGATCGACGCGGGCGATTTCATTACCGCTTCCGAAAAAATGTTCGACCTGCGCATGCAGGACCACAAATCGCAGCTCACCGAAAAACGGTTAAAAAAACTAAGCCTCGGCCTGCTGCGCGCGGACATGCCGGACGATGCGGAAATCTACCTTGAGGAATACAACGAACGATTCCCGGAAGACGCTGCGTGGGCTCGAGTCCGGATCGCTCAGTTGTTGCTCACTCACCATAAACGACCGGCCGCGGCATTGGCGATGTTGAAGCAGGTACGTTTATCGCAGCTGAATGCGGAACTCCAAACACTGGCCAAAAAGGTCGCGTCCGTAGCAAAGAAGCTGGTCAAATCCGGCGTGGAAGATGCTGAGCCCGAATGGTAA